One Panicum virgatum strain AP13 chromosome 3N, P.virgatum_v5, whole genome shotgun sequence DNA segment encodes these proteins:
- the LOC120667646 gene encoding lysM domain-containing protein ARB_05157-like, whose product MATRAADHRAVVSPDNGNLTVVAAVLLVVAAAQPAAAAAGAGTGSADDGRRISRGAAATTTGRARAPLPPAVRVRCTGLHVVRPGETCASVARAAGLTAGQFMMLNPNLTCAAMFHGQWVCVRGSAIG is encoded by the exons ATGGCAACAAGGGCGGCAGACCACCGGGCCGTCGTTAGCCCTGAtaatgg caaCCTAACCGTCGTGGCGGCGGTACTCCTCGTCGTGGCCGCGGcccagccggcggcggctgcagcgggaGCAGGCACCGGCAGCGCCGACGACGGGCGACGAATCagccgcggggcggcggcgacgacgacgggccGCGCCcgagcgccgctgccgccggccgtcaGGGTGCGCTGCACCGGGCTCCACGTCGTGAGGCCGGGCGAGACGTGCGCGTCGGTGGCGCGCGCCGCGGGGCTGACCGCCGGGCAGTTCATGATGCTCAACCCGAACCTCACCTGCGCCGCGATGTTCCACGGGCAGTGGGTCTGCGTCCGCGGCTCGGCCATCGGCTGA
- the LOC120665009 gene encoding uncharacterized protein LOC120665009 isoform X2, whose product MAIWGSKATQFSLPENPNMEDRPTIVLFTGCLVKYFQEKFCVNGYSACHWYINPDIPEAATLLNRTHGQSYKIKRVGIPIAEQSQPEPPPVPDFLTLQEMEAIDPYEFPTSGCHCTVTIVRLVETQNWWYPACNLCKMSCLPEGSSYICPKCNILDMYTYKYKLPFFASDGTEESEMIAFAAVAQAIVGKPVETVMRSIRNGDNIPPDIAAIVSSKFTFSVAMAESSFSKPKKSYQVNSILHNYGKQRALPFHGPNQAQLLNENTQLPAEPSASTSPSYIPPSSSQNPLHETPTKILPLDQILLQTPPKNIELPKNNKGDANIIDPTLSTEVKSAKKRLHISERDEEKDGEEPYSETTPDQEIPQQTNPNRQSNVQRALTSPAEKISSSRSSKSPKK is encoded by the exons ATGGCAATTTGGGGTTCAAAAGCAACACAATTTAGTCTGCCTGAAAATCCAAATATGGAAGACAGACCAACTATAGTGCTATTCACAGGATGTCTTGTGAAATACTTTCAAG AAAAGTTCTGTGTTAACGGGTACTCTGCATGCCATTGGTATATCAATCCTGACATACCAGAAGCAGCAACTCTATTAAACAG AACACATGGACAATCTtacaagatcaaaagagttgGCATCCCAATTGCTGAACAGAGTCAACCAGAACCTCCACCTGTACCTGATTTCCTCACGCTACAGGAAATGGAAGCTATAGACCCCTACGAGTTTCCG ACAAGTGGATGCCACTGCACTGTTACAATTGTCCGTTTAGTTGAAACACAAAATTGGTGGTATCCAGCTTGCAACTTATGCAAAATGTCATGCTTACCAGAAGGTTCATCTTACATATGTCCTAAATGCAACATATTGGACATGTACACATACAA ATACAAGCTGCCATTTTTTGCTTCCGATGGAACTGAAGAATCAGAGATGATTGCCTTTGCTGCTGTTGCTCAAGCCATAGTTGGCAAACCAGTTGAAACTGTGATGAGATCAATAAGAAATGGAGACAATATTCCTCCTGATATTGCAGCCATTGTATCTTCCAAATTCACTTTCTCTGTCGCAATGGCAGAGTCTAGCTTCAGCAAACCAAAGAAATCCTACCAAGTCAACAGCATATTGCACAACTATGGGAAACAACGTGCTCTACCATTCCACGGTCCAAATCAAGCTCAACTGTTAAATGAAAATACCCAGTTACCTGCCGAGCCTAGTGCAAGTACTTCTCCATCATACATTCCTCCTAGTAGTTCTCAAAATCCTCTCCATGAAACTCCAACCAAAATACTACCACTAGACCAGATCCTCCTGCAAACTCCACCGAAAAACATAGAGCTTCCTAAAAACAACAAAGGAGATGCCAATATCAT TGATCCTACACTATCAACTGAAGTAAAGTCAGCAAAGAAAAGACTGCATATTTCAGAAAGAGATGAAGAAAAG GATGGAGAAGAACCGTATTCTGAAACAACTCCTGACCAAGAGATACCTCAGCAAACAAATCCTAACAGGCAAAG CAACGTGCAACGAGCACTGACGTCACCAGCAGAAAAGATCAGTTCCTCTAGAAGCTCAAAGAGCCCTAAGAAATGA
- the LOC120665007 gene encoding cyclic nucleotide-gated ion channel 4-like — protein MPSDLSARSIVAFLLTTSPSGDARRTTDQVEATTPQQGPANNAGGNSGRGRRHRRAHWRLGLGGLGAAWALDPRARWVREWNRAYLLACAAGLIVDPFFLYTVSVSGPLMCLFLDGWLAAAVTALRCAVDAMHVWNVATQLRLWRAAARNKRAVDGGSPGDEEQQAAAAEEEEGAEAARKLPADARSKKALMLDFFVILPVMQVVVWVAAPAMIRAGLTTPVMTVLLLAFLLEYLPKICHAVRFLRRMQGQSGYVFGTIWWGIVLNLMAYFVTAHAVGACWYLLGVQRASKCLKEQCRLQAGGCARGAVACAAPLYYGGAAPAAGAGAAGERVAWARNAQARGACLAGGDSYQYGAYKWTVMLVSNPSRLERVLLPIFWGLMTLSTFGNLESTTEWLEIVFNIATITGGLVLVTMLIGNIKVFLNATTSRKQAMHTRLRAVEWWMRRKNLPRAFRHRVRQFERQRWAATRGVDECQIVRDLPEGLRRDIRYHLCLDLVRQVPLFQHMDDLVLENICDRVKSLIFPKGETIVREGDAVQRMLFIVRGHLRCSQALRNGATSSCTLGPGNFSGDELLSWCLRRPFRERLPTSSATLVTLESTEAFGLDAADVRYVTRHFRYTFAKDAVRRSARYYSPGWRTWAAVAVQLAWRRYKHRKTLASLSFIRPRRPLSRCSSLGEEKLRLYTAILTSPKPTQDHDF, from the exons ATGCCAAGCGATCTCTCCGCGCGCTCGATCGTCGCCTTCCTCCTCACAACGTCGCCTTCCGGTGACGCGCGGCGGACTACGGACCAAGTGGAGGCGACGACGCCGCAGCAGGGACCGGCGAACAACGCCGGCGGCAACAGCGGCCGGGGTCGGCGGCATCGGCGCGCGCACTGGCGCCTGGGCCTCGGCGGGctcggcgcggcgtgggcgctgGACCCGCGGGCGAGGTGGGTCCGGGAGTGGAACCGCGCCTACCTCCTGGCCTGCGCGGCAGGGCTCATCGTCGACCCGTTCTTCCTGTACACCGTGTCCGTGAGCGGCCCGCTGATGTGCCTCTTCCTCGACGGCtggctggccgccgccgtcaccgcgcTGCGCTGCGCCGTGGACGCCATGCACGTGTGGAACGTCGCGACGCAGCTCCGCCTGtggcgcgccgcggcgcggaacaagcgcgcggtggacggcggCAGCCCGGGCGACGAggagcagcaggcggcggccgcggaggaggaggagggcgccgagGCCGCGCGCAAGCTCCCGGCGGACGCGAGGTCCAAGAAGGCCTTGATGCTGGACTTCTTCGTCATCCTCCCCGTGATGCAG GTGGTGGTgtgggtggcggcgccggcgatgaTCCGCGCGGGGCTGACGACGCCGGTGATGacggtgctgctgctggcgtTCCTGCTCGAGTACCTGCCCAAGATCTGCCACGCGGTGCGCTTCCTCCGCCGGATGCAGGGCCAGTCCGGCTACGTCTTCGGCACCATCTGGTGGGGCATCGTGCTCAACCTCATGGCCTACTTCGTCACCGCCCAC GCCGTGGGCGCGTGCTGGTACCTGCTCGGGGTCCAGCGGGCCAGCAAGTGCCTCAAGGAGCAGTGCCGGCTCCAGGCGGGCgggtgcgcgcgcggcgcggtggcctgcgccgcgccgctctactacggcggcgccgcccccgccgccggcgccggcgccgccggcgagagggTCGCGTGGGCCCGGAACGCGCAGGCCCGGGGCGcgtgcctcgccggcggcgacagcTACCAGTACGGCGCGTACAAGTGGACGGTGATGCTGGTGTCGAACCCGAGCCGGCTGGAGCGCGTGCTGCTCCCCATCTTCTGGGGCCTGATGACGCTGAGCACGTTCGGGAACCTGGAGAGCACGACGGAGTGGCTGGAGATCGTGTTCAACATCGCGACCATCACGGGCGGGCTGGTCCTGGTCACCATGCTCATCGGCAACATCAAGGTGTTCCTGAACGCGACCACGTCCCGGAAGCAGGCGATGCACACGCGGCTCCGCGCCGTGGAGTGGTGGATGCGGCGCAAGAACCTGCCGCGGGCGTTCCGGCACCGGGTGCGCCAGTTCGAGCGGCAGCGGTGGGCCGCCACGCGCGGCGTGGACGAGTGCCAGATCGTGCGCGACCTCCCCGAGGGCCTCCGCCGCGACATCAGGTACCACCTGTGCCTGGACCTCGTCCGGCAGGTCCCGCTCTTCCAGCACATGGACGACCTCGTGCTCGAGAACATCTGCGACCGGGTCAAGTCCCTCATCTTCCCCAAGGGAGAGACC ATCGTGAGGGAGGGCGACGCGGTGCAGCGGATGCTGTTCATCGTGCGGGGCCACCTGCGGTGCAGCCAGGCGCTCCGGAACGGCGCGACGAGCAGCTGCACGCTGGGGCCGGGCAACTTCAGCGGCGACGAGCTGCTGTCGTGGTGCCTGCGGCGGCCGTTCCGGGAGCGGCTCccgacgtcgtcggcgacgcTGGTGACGCTGGAGAGCACGGAGGCGTTCGGGCTGGACGCCGCGGACGTCAGGTACGTGACGCGGCACTTCCGGTACACCTTCGCCAAGGACGCGGTGCGGCGCAGCGCGCGGTACTACTCGCCCGGGTGGCGCACctgggccgccgtcgccgtgcaGCTGGCGTGGCGCCGCTACAAGCACCGCAAGACGCTGGCGTCGCTCTCCTTcatccgcccgcgccgcccgctgtCGCGCTGCTCCTCGCTCGGGGAGGAGAAGCTCCGCCTCTACACCGCCATCCTCACCTCGCCCAAGCCCACCCAGGACCACGACTTCTAG
- the LOC120665008 gene encoding probable 1-acyl-sn-glycerol-3-phosphate acyltransferase 5, with translation MECPSSTSSQGRHVNGKQSIDPPGPATDKNGPRHRPLTPMRRCRGVLCLVVMLLTAFMMMVYLSPTTTFLVRLFSVHYSRKSTCFLFGMWLAIWPFLFKKVNKTRFIFSGESVPPKGRVLLFSNHRTEVDWMYLWDFALRKGCLQCIKYMLKKSLMKLPVFNWSFHLIEFIPVERKWEIDEPIIQRRLSEFKNPRDPLWLAVFPEGTDYTEKKCIRSQEYAVEHGLPILKNVLLPKTKGFNCCLQELRSSIDAVYDITIAYKHQLPTFLDNVYGIDPAEVHIHINSIQVSDIPTSEDEVATWLIERFQLKDELLSNFSKLGHFPNEGTEGDLSTLKCLANFTVVISVTGILTYLTLFSSVWFKVFVVFSCVFLTVTTYYSIHLPQLIGSPEVSARAKVS, from the exons ATGGAGTGTCCAAGTTCAACTAGTTCCCAAGGGCGCCATGTGAATGGAAAGCAGAGCATTGATCCCCCTGGTCCTGCCACTGATAAGAATGGACCAAGACACCGTCCACTAACTCCAATGAGACGATGCCGAGGGGTACTATGTTTGGTGGTTATGCTATTAACAGCATTCATGATGATGGTTTACCTTTCACCTACAACTACTTTCCTCGTACGGTTGTTCAGCGTGCATTACAGCAGAAAGTCAACATGTTTTCTGTTTGGTATGTGGCTAGCAATATGGCCCTTTTTGTTCAAGAAGGTTAACAAGACCAGGTTTATTTTCTCTGGTGAAAGTGTGCCTCCAAAAGGGCGTGTGCTGTTGTTTTCTAACCACAGGACTGAGGTTGATTGGATGTACTTGTGGGATTTTGCACTGAGGAAAGGCTGTTTGCAGTGTATCAAATATATGCTTAAGAAAAGCTTGATGAAGTTGCCTGTTTTTAACTGGTCATTTCACCTTATTGAGTTTATCCCGGTAGAGCGCAAGTGGGAGATTGATGAGCCAATCATCCAAAGGAGGCTATCAGAATTTAAGAATCCCAGGGATCCCCTTTGGCTGGCAGTTTTTCCTGAAGGCACTGATTATAC TGAGAAGAAATGTATCAGAAGTCAAGAGTATGCAGTAGAGCATGGTTTGCCTATTCTGAAAAATGTACTCCTTCCAAAGACAAAGGGATTCAATTGCTGTTTGCAAGAACTGAGGAGTTCTATAGATGCTG TTTATGATATCACAATCGCATATAAACATCAGCTACCGACTTTTCTGGACAACGTTTATGGCATCGATCCCGCTGAAGTCCACATCCATATCAACAGCATCCAAGTCTCTGACATACCGACATCAGAAGACGAAGTGGCTACCTGGTTGATCGAGCGGTTCCAATTGAAGGACGAGCTCCTGTCCAATTTCTCGAAGCTAGGCCACTTCCCGAATGAAGGGACTGAAGGGGATCTGTCAACACTCAAGTGCCTTGCGAATTTCACAGTGGTGATCAGTGTTACAGGAATCCTCACGTACCTGACCCTGTTCTCATCCGTGTGGTTCAAGGTTTTCGTAGTGTTTAGCTGTGTGTTTCTTACCGTCACAACCTACTACTCCATACATCTGCCCCAGCTGATAGGTtcccctgag GTGAGCGCCCGGGCGAAGGTGTCTTGA
- the LOC120665004 gene encoding uncharacterized protein LOC120665004 isoform X2: MASLKPALLAPPPLCCCSHAFLFPRFRKLPPRFSNGSCSTSTAGPSVRAEFVGKSGALSWRTAGRQRLRLGAAGAGRGPFFGGGGRRMDKGMSRVVGNLAFAAVLTYLAVTGQLRWVLDAIVSLWLLTILLPILALGAFFFFAGQDILQGDCPNCGKSFQILKSALKDGPQLCPYCTQPFSVQGNKFVRESARFSSGRGAAATNRQVFNEFFNRGMRGMAPSGTIVDVEAEVKDVEAEVKDVE, from the exons ATGGCCTCGCTCAAGCCTGCTCTCCTCGCACCTCCCCCGCTCTGCTGCTGTTCGCACGCCTTCCTCTTCCCAAGGTTCAGGAAACTGCCTCCAAGATTCTCAAATGGGTCTTGTTCCACTTCCACGGCGGGACCGTCGGTGCGGGCAGAGTTCGTGGGGAAAAGCGGGGCCTTGTCTTGGAGAACCGCGGGGCGACAGCGGCTGCGACttggcgccgccggggccgggaGAGGCCCCTTctttggcggcggcgggaggcgcatGGACAAGGGCATGAGTCGGGTTGTGGGGAacctcgccttcgccgccgtcTTGACATACCTCGCCGTGACAGGCCAGCTCCGCTGGGTTCTTGACGCCATCGTCTCCCTCTGG CTCCTCACAATACTGCTGCCTATCCTGGCTCTGGGTGCATTTTTCTTCTTTGCAGGGCAAGATATACTCCAGGGCGAT TGTCCGAACTGTGGAAAAAGCTTCCAGATATTGAA GTCAGCTTTAAAAGATGGACCACAACTATGTCCTTATTGCACTCAGCCTTTCTCTG TTCAGGGCAACAAATTTGTAAGAGAATCTGCTAGATTTTCATCTGGAAGGGGTGCTGCTGCTACAAATAGACAAGTGTTCAATGAGTTCTTCAATCGTGGCATGAGAG GAATGGCCCCTTCTGGAACAATCGTGGACGTCGAGGCTGAAGTCAAAGACGTCGAGGCTGAAGTCAAGGATGTCGAATGA
- the LOC120665009 gene encoding replication protein A 70 kDa DNA-binding subunit-like isoform X1: MTHKKFHDILGIITEINEPEWIPFSNQPNPSLRRDIRLTDGCGQEIKMAIWGSKATQFSLPENPNMEDRPTIVLFTGCLVKYFQEKFCVNGYSACHWYINPDIPEAATLLNRTHGQSYKIKRVGIPIAEQSQPEPPPVPDFLTLQEMEAIDPYEFPTSGCHCTVTIVRLVETQNWWYPACNLCKMSCLPEGSSYICPKCNILDMYTYKYKLPFFASDGTEESEMIAFAAVAQAIVGKPVETVMRSIRNGDNIPPDIAAIVSSKFTFSVAMAESSFSKPKKSYQVNSILHNYGKQRALPFHGPNQAQLLNENTQLPAEPSASTSPSYIPPSSSQNPLHETPTKILPLDQILLQTPPKNIELPKNNKGDANIIDPTLSTEVKSAKKRLHISERDEEKDGEEPYSETTPDQEIPQQTNPNRQSNVQRALTSPAEKISSSRSSKSPKK; encoded by the exons ATGACACACAAAAAATTCCATG ATATCCTTGGCATTATAACAGAAATCAATGAACCAGAGTGGATTCCCTTCTCCAATCAGCCTAATCCTTCCTTACGACGTGATATCAGATTGACTGATGGATG TGGCCAAGAGATAAAAATGGCAATTTGGGGTTCAAAAGCAACACAATTTAGTCTGCCTGAAAATCCAAATATGGAAGACAGACCAACTATAGTGCTATTCACAGGATGTCTTGTGAAATACTTTCAAG AAAAGTTCTGTGTTAACGGGTACTCTGCATGCCATTGGTATATCAATCCTGACATACCAGAAGCAGCAACTCTATTAAACAG AACACATGGACAATCTtacaagatcaaaagagttgGCATCCCAATTGCTGAACAGAGTCAACCAGAACCTCCACCTGTACCTGATTTCCTCACGCTACAGGAAATGGAAGCTATAGACCCCTACGAGTTTCCG ACAAGTGGATGCCACTGCACTGTTACAATTGTCCGTTTAGTTGAAACACAAAATTGGTGGTATCCAGCTTGCAACTTATGCAAAATGTCATGCTTACCAGAAGGTTCATCTTACATATGTCCTAAATGCAACATATTGGACATGTACACATACAA ATACAAGCTGCCATTTTTTGCTTCCGATGGAACTGAAGAATCAGAGATGATTGCCTTTGCTGCTGTTGCTCAAGCCATAGTTGGCAAACCAGTTGAAACTGTGATGAGATCAATAAGAAATGGAGACAATATTCCTCCTGATATTGCAGCCATTGTATCTTCCAAATTCACTTTCTCTGTCGCAATGGCAGAGTCTAGCTTCAGCAAACCAAAGAAATCCTACCAAGTCAACAGCATATTGCACAACTATGGGAAACAACGTGCTCTACCATTCCACGGTCCAAATCAAGCTCAACTGTTAAATGAAAATACCCAGTTACCTGCCGAGCCTAGTGCAAGTACTTCTCCATCATACATTCCTCCTAGTAGTTCTCAAAATCCTCTCCATGAAACTCCAACCAAAATACTACCACTAGACCAGATCCTCCTGCAAACTCCACCGAAAAACATAGAGCTTCCTAAAAACAACAAAGGAGATGCCAATATCAT TGATCCTACACTATCAACTGAAGTAAAGTCAGCAAAGAAAAGACTGCATATTTCAGAAAGAGATGAAGAAAAG GATGGAGAAGAACCGTATTCTGAAACAACTCCTGACCAAGAGATACCTCAGCAAACAAATCCTAACAGGCAAAG CAACGTGCAACGAGCACTGACGTCACCAGCAGAAAAGATCAGTTCCTCTAGAAGCTCAAAGAGCCCTAAGAAATGA